The Lathyrus oleraceus cultivar Zhongwan6 chromosome 5, CAAS_Psat_ZW6_1.0, whole genome shotgun sequence genome includes the window attattatcttaattttataaataacaattaaaatttTCGGAGGAAATATTAAAATTGAGAGTTGAGATGAGAGTAATGAAAGTGAATCTAAAAGTGGAAACATGGTGGCGTGGCATCAGTTGATGGTTAGTCTTATTATGATTTGCCGTAAAGGTAGAGGGGAGAGAGACAGCAATTCATTAATGGTTATGGTGGGAACAAAATCCGACAGTCACAAAAAATACTACTAATTACACCTCCTAGTACTACTTCTTCCTGCTAACACTTTCTCTTTTCCAACCACATATGTCACATGTCATTCACTCAATGCCACCATTTGCTTTCAGCTACAACAAACAAGATTTTCTCATAGACTTTTAGGCCATAATCCCAAAGTAAACCTACCACCCAAACCCTATAGTTAAGCTAGTTATATTTATATACTACTAGTACTCTAATAAACATTATACTTCTCCTCacaattataaataaaaaaacctatttcataattattttttttaaattttaaaaacaGAACAATATAATAAATCTGTAATTAGAAAGACTTGATTTATTTCTAACAACATCTAAGATAATGGTCCTAGGCGGCTCAATCTAAGAAAGAGACAAAGGGGAATTTAGAGCTAAAGAAGCTAATAAATCTgcataatggttctattctctgAAAATATGAGAAATATGGAATCTAAATTTTTTAACTTTGACTAAACAATTGAGTCAGATGGTCCTAATATGCCAAGGAACCGCATAGGGGTCCTTAACCGCTAACAAAACAAAAGAAGAATACGTTTTCAGTCAAACGTTATTACAACCAAAGCTAGTAGCAAAATCAATGATCCTAATAACTCCAAAAAGCCCTACAATAATCGATGAAGAGAAGACAAGCTTCTCAGCAAAACAAAAAACAAAGTCGCCCAAATAATTTATGAACAGACCACCACAAGAGGCCCCGTTAGAGAAGAAGAGCCGTCTGTGTTGCACTTCAACCAATCAATAGTCAGGCACAACCACAAAACCTCAATAATCCTAGGCGTCTTAGGCGGATGCAGCTCAACATTAAAGACCTTGATAATGGTAAACTCATGAATTGAGGAGTTCTCCATTTTAGAAGTAATGTTGCATATGAAAGCAACCTCAATAAAGATTTGGTTAATGGTCTTATTCCAGTGCTTAAAGCCATTGTTGAATCTGATTTGATTACGGGCCAACCAAATGTTGCCGATGATGAGCATAATAGAAACCTGAATGATAACTATGCATTGAGGGGCTCCAATTCCTATCACAAATATCCAAGATGATAAAAATATTAGACACAAAAGTAAGCTTAATCATACTAAAAAACCAGTGAAAAATTTGTAAAGCAAAAGGGCAATGAAAGAAAAGATGCTCCGCTGATTCCTGATTGCAGTTACATAGGCTACACATCGACGGAGTGAAGCAACCTCTCAGGATAAGATTATCATCGGTAGGAAATCGATTATGCAACAACCTCCAAACAATGAATGCCTTAGAATGAGGAATATCAACATTCCAGATTTGGTTGGACTAATGATGAGTAGAAGAAGTATTTGACTTTAAGCTGTAAGCATCTTTAAGAGTTAAGTTCCCAGAACTAGAATGAATCCAAATCCTGCTATCAAGCATGCTATCAATAGGAATAGTAATTCTACCTGCAATCAAAGACAAGTTAGGAATTTTATTGATAATGTGAGTAGGAAGATTCCAAGAGCCATTATGTAAGAAATCAGAAACCAAATAATTGGTATCGATATCCTCAGGATCCTGTATCCTAGAAATCAGAGGAGGATCACACCAATGGTCAAGCCAAAAATTAGTGTTACAACCGTCATCCAGGATAGTTATAATGTTATTAGACACACCATCCACCTCACTCTTAATGCTGCTCCAAATGGACGAAGTAATATGGTACTTGATATGAATGTCACTCATGAGCACCCTAGCTTTTTATAGAAGAGCCCAACTCTCGATAGAATTTAGAAGATCCCAACAAAGCTTCATGTTGAAAGCATCATTAAGGGTAGTAATGTACCAGAGACCTAATCCCCTTGCTCCCGAGGCTTGCACACCTTAGCCCAAGCTACAATGACTAACTTAGACTTCTTAATGTCCCTAGACCAAATGAAATTCTTAATACTCTTCTCGAGATCTTTAATCAGAGATTTGGGCCAAGAGGAGATGGTGAAGCTATGAACGAGCATAAAGGCAATATAAGATTTAACCATTTGAATTATGTCCGCAAAACTCAAAAGAGACCCCTTCCACTTGGAAAGCTTAGATTTAACTTTATCCAGAATCGACCTGAGTTATCTAGGATTAGGCTTACCCTTAAAAATAAGAACACCAAAATAAGAAAAAGGGAGATGACCAATCTTAAAACCCAATTGATTAGCAATATGGTGCAATCTAACTTCATTAACAGAACCAGCAAAAATGAAGGATTTTTTTGGGTATTCACAATTTGACCTGAAGAAGCTGCACACATAGAGAAAAAGGCTAATAAGAGAATCAATAGTTCCTTTGTCGCCCCTACAAAAAATCATGATATCATCACCAAATAAATAATGAGAAGGCTCTTTAAGAACCCCAGGGCCAAGGATAAGCTTTATCTTTTTTGAATGACTAGATTAGATAAACTTATACTAAGAACTTCCTCATCTATGCAAAAAATATGAGGGGAGAGGAGATCACCCTGCCCCACCCCTCTACCACAATCAAAGAAACCATGAATCTTTCCATTGAATGAAACATAAATTTTTGCAAAGTTTTGAATGGTCCATATACACTTTGTAAAAACATCTAATTAATATAATCAAAATCTTTCTTATTATCTGCTTTCATGACCTAATTACCCCCATAGGACTTCTTGTGCATCAAGTTGACAACCTAAGAAGTAAGCCGTATACAGTCTTTGATGAATCTCCCTTGGATAAAACCCTTTTGCTCTTTGGAGATAATGGTTGGCATAATGAGAGCTAACATGTCAATAATAACCTTAgaaataattttaaatttaaagTTAGATAAGACAATAGGTCTAAAAAGGTCAATAGAATCAGCATTGAAAGTTTTAGGAACGAGAATCAAAGCATTAGAATTGTAGTTAGGCATAATCCAACAGCAAGTAAAAACGTGTTTAACCGCGTCAATGATATCCTGATGAATAATGTCCCAATAGTACTGAAAGAACAAAGCTCCCAAGCCATCAGGGCCATGAGCCCTCTTTATTCATGTCGAAGACAACTTCTTTGATTTCAATGTTAGAAGGAATTCTGGTGAGCATCTAATTGGTTTCTAGACAGATGAGATTGAGAATGTTATCTTTAATGAGATCAATGTCAATAGTTGTTCCCCTAGAAGAAGCAAAGATATTTTTGTAATATTCAACCACATGAGATCTAAGAATATCCTGATGAGAAATGAGTTCCACATTAATGTTAAGAGTAGAAATATTATTAATAGAATTCTTGATCTTA containing:
- the LOC127087846 gene encoding uncharacterized protein LOC127087846, producing MSDIHIKYHITSSIWSSIKSEVDGVSNNIITILDDGCNTNFWLDHWCDPPLISRIQDPEDIDTNYLVSDFLHNGSWNLPTHIINKIPNLSLIAGRITIPIDSMLDSRIWIHSSSGNLTLKDAYSLKSNTSSTHH